Proteins from one Euwallacea similis isolate ESF13 chromosome 13, ESF131.1, whole genome shotgun sequence genomic window:
- the LOC136413142 gene encoding nose resistant to fluoxetine protein 6-like — MHNLSDISILVVLFLSSGSFCCLTKEHEAERVPPETSETAVKLNLKQNLLMNQVVEIYTLKDAIGASCRNHSQELAIALRNLEEWAIKMFDSSSKLQTGILHGNLFDFGDYRQCISISQANLSGHLRGKHCTLKLHPDEFLLKKVLSLGGVSTKRWGKIKVFVQNSTLSWSICVPDSCEVPDVLSHFRKLIKGLTEGLNLSISLRGSDCLVEAAESFSSIELVVIFGSLLYVVGIGAFTVADALKFQSGVLQIFSLRNSVRKILAQNHSKGDLDCIHGLRVLSTFYVIIGHRYLMMMFFPVVNSLQIMDWILYYRSTAITGGTLCVDTFFMISGALVSIAYFSESSKRNINWSMFYFYRFLRITPPLAVVVLWHCTVIQHFGSGPLWNDMLDIVQKPCQEYWWAAVLHIQNYVHPYPLCLTQTWYLTCDMQYYLLSPILLVPLKNHKALGLINFALIYALSVMVNFYLAWVNKYNGAVPVTNQLFETKYFQFHYIAPHVRASTYIIGLGFGYVLHRRPHEGVKIGKMWAVAGWIACIIAILASLVGCHIFFLEDHEYNQLESSLFLAISRSSWTLGIAWIVWACVNGYGGLINDILSLHAFRILGRISYGMYLLHMGIQYIMSGAAKAPGYFSDFTSLYAAMGDLCLMVALGFLFTILFEAPLVQGLTFLIRNRGGFDYLIVL; from the exons ATGCATAACTTAAGCGATATTTCCATTTTAGTTGTGCTGTTCCTTTCCAGTGGcagtttttgttgtttaaCAAAAGAACATGAAGCTGAAAGAGTACCCCCTGAAACATCTGAAACAGCagtgaagttaaatttaaagcaaaatttgcTCATGAATCAGGTGGTTGAAATTTATACCCTTAAAGACGCAATAGGGGCGTCGTGCAGGAACCACTCTCAAGAGCTCGCGATAGCCCTAAGGAACTTGGAGGAATGGGCCATAAAAA TGTTTGATTCGTCCTCGAAGCTACAGACGGGTATATTACATGGAAACCTATTCGACTTCGGTGACTACAGGCAATGCATCTCAATTTCCCAAGCAAACTTATCCGGACACCTTCGGGGCAAGCACTGCACCCTGAAACTCCATCCAGATgaatttttgctgaaaaaagTGCTAAGCCTCGGGGGCGTCTCAACAAAA AGATGGGGCAAGATTAAAGTATTCGTGCAAAACTCCACCCTAAGTTGGTCCATTTGCGTCCCAGACTCCTGTGAAGTCCCAGATGTCTTGTCCCATTTTCGGAAGCTAATCAAAGGCTTAACGGAGGGATTGAACCTAAGTATCAGTCTAAGGGGATCAGATTGCCTCGTTGAGGCTGCTGAAAGCTTTAGCAGTATAGAGCTCGTGGTTAT CTTCGGATCGTTGCTTTACGTGGTGGGAATTGGAGCCTTCACTGTTGCTGACGCCCTCA agTTTCAGTCAGGGGTGCTGCAAATCTTCTCACTGAGGAACAGTGTCAGGAAAATACTCGCCCAAAATCATTCTAAAG GAGACTTGGACTGCATTCACGGGCTGCGTGTCCTCAGCACTTTTTACGTCATTATAGGACATCGTTACCTCATGATGATGTTTTTCCCAGTTGTAAATAGCTTGCAGATCATGGAC TGGATTTTGTACTATCGCAGCACAGCAATAACTGGAGGGACCCTTTGCGTGGACACCTTCTTCATGATCAGTGGCGCACTGGTGAGCATCGCCTACTTCAGCGAGAGCTCCAAGAGGAACATCAATTGGTCCATGTTCTACTTCTACCGGTTCCTGCGAATCACTCCACCCTTAGCTGTGGTCGttttatg GCACTGCACGGTAATCCAGCACTTCGGATCTGGCCCTTTATGGAACGACATGCTGGACATTGTGCAGAAACCTTGCCAAGAGTATTGGTGGGCCGCGGTGCTGCATATTCAAAATTACGTTCATCCCTACCCTTTG TGCCTCACTCAAACTTGGTACCTCACCTGTGACATGCAGTACTACTTACTATCCCCCATACTCCTGGTCCCTTTAAAGAACCACAAGGCCCTGGGTCTAATTAACTTCGCGCTGATCTATGCCCTTTCTGTGATGGTAAATTTCTATCTTGCCTGGGTTAATAAGTATAATGGGGCAGTACCTGTAAC TAATCAGCTGTTTGAGACCAAATACTTCCAATTTCACTACATAGCCCCTCATGTGAGGGCATCTACCTACATTATTGGTCTGGGGTTTGGGTACGTTTTGCATCGTAGACCTCATGAGGGGgtcaaaattggaaaaatgtggGCTGTAGCGGGCTGGATTGCTTGTATAATTGCAATCTTGGCTTCACTAGTCG GATGTcacatatttttcttagaGGACCACGAATACAACCAATTGGAGTCTTCGCTCTTCCTTGCCATATCCAGATCGTCTTGGACTCTGGGCATTGCTTGGATTGTGTGGGCTTGTGTAAATGGATATGGAG GATTAATCAATGATATTTTGTCGCTCCACGCCTTTCGAATTTTAGGCAGGATCAGTTACGGAATGTATCTGTTGCACATGGGTATACAATATATTATGAGTGGGGCGGCTAAAGCACCCGGATATTTCTCTGATTTTACTTCA CTTTATGCAGCAATGGGGGATTTGTGCCTAATGGTCGCTCTAGGGTTCTTATTTACGATTCTCTTCGAAGCACCTTTGGTGCAGGGTTTAACGTTTTTAATAAGGAATAGAGGTGGGTTTGATTATTTGATTGTTTTGTAG
- the LOC136413105 gene encoding toxin Tbo-IT2-like isoform X1: MKIAWLVLVSCVLVLAHAAVPYFDDDQGYPSSEDDYSENPVDRLLPPTQKRQSSSIIYLFRRACIRRGGNCDHRSNDCCYNSSCRCNLWGSNCRCQRMGLFQKWG; the protein is encoded by the exons ATGAAGATCGCTTGGCTCGTGTTGGTCTCTTGCGTGCTCGTCCTGGCACATGCTGCTGTGCCATATTTCGATGATG acCAGGGATATCCATCGTCAGAAGATGATTATTCTGAAAATCCCGTCGACAGGCTGCTACCTCCCACGCAAAA ACGTCAGAGCTCTTCAATAATTTACCTTTTCAGACGAGCTTGTATCCGAAGAGGAGGAAATTGCGATCACAGATCAAACGATTGCTGTTATAACAGCTCATGCAGGTGCAATTTGTGGGGTTCCAACTGTCGGTGTCAACGAATGGGCCTCTTCCAAAAATGGGGCTAA
- the LOC136413105 gene encoding U8-agatoxin-Ao1a-like isoform X2, giving the protein MKIAWLVLVSCVLVLAHAAVPYFDDDQGYPSSEDDYSENPVDRLLPPTQKRACIRRGGNCDHRSNDCCYNSSCRCNLWGSNCRCQRMGLFQKWG; this is encoded by the exons ATGAAGATCGCTTGGCTCGTGTTGGTCTCTTGCGTGCTCGTCCTGGCACATGCTGCTGTGCCATATTTCGATGATG acCAGGGATATCCATCGTCAGAAGATGATTATTCTGAAAATCCCGTCGACAGGCTGCTACCTCCCACGCAAAA ACGAGCTTGTATCCGAAGAGGAGGAAATTGCGATCACAGATCAAACGATTGCTGTTATAACAGCTCATGCAGGTGCAATTTGTGGGGTTCCAACTGTCGGTGTCAACGAATGGGCCTCTTCCAAAAATGGGGCTAA